From Aquificota bacterium, one genomic window encodes:
- a CDS encoding NYN domain-containing protein — translation MKRRACIFIDGANFYFIQKNILHQRIDLVKLVNYFKVEFDIYNTFFYLAYREGDEKQEDFIKFLAFSGITVVKKPIKQLKDGTYKGDLDVNLTIDALLTKDNYHTAILCTGDGDFERLVWTLRNFGKEIICLSTKEATAVELVNACDRYIDLRDLLPLVKLEEKE, via the coding sequence ATGAAGAGAAGGGCATGTATATTCATTGATGGGGCAAACTTTTACTTTATCCAAAAGAATATACTCCATCAAAGGATTGACCTTGTAAAGCTTGTAAACTACTTTAAGGTGGAGTTTGACATATACAACACCTTCTTTTATCTTGCCTACAGAGAAGGGGATGAAAAGCAGGAGGATTTTATCAAGTTTTTGGCTTTTAGCGGTATAACGGTGGTTAAAAAGCCCATAAAACAGCTAAAGGACGGCACATACAAGGGAGACCTTGATGTAAACCTAACCATAGATGCCCTTTTAACAAAGGATAACTACCATACTGCCATCTTATGCACCGGCGATGGGGACTTTGAAAGGCTTGTGTGGACCTTGAGGAACTTTGGGAAAGAGATAATATGCCTTTCTACAAAGGAGGCCACGGCGGTTGAGCTTGTAAACGCCTGCGACAGATACATAGACCTAAGAGACCTACTACCACTTGTAAAGCTGGAGGAAAAGGAGTGA
- a CDS encoding 2-dehydropantoate 2-reductase: MKFLVVGVGALGSTYLAFLSRAGHRAVGLLKKGKSLNKIRVEGIWGEFEQGVKAIGSLELLDFEPDLIILTVKSYDTERALKDIEPLSKGKSLLMVAQNGYGNYEKAIRYFGKGKVILSRVIFGAKLLEWGHVRITVCGDDVVIGDPSGIMEEGFLKDLADLFSKAGIPTRYEKEVYKYLWDKILYNCALNPLGALFERSYGDLTKNPYTKELMDRIIEEAFNVLRANSIETFWKGPEDYKRHFYERLIPPTADHYPSMLEDVKRGKTEIDALNGALVELAKEKGIKVPTNEMIVKLIKAKEMFNLP; encoded by the coding sequence GTGAAATTTTTGGTGGTGGGTGTGGGTGCCCTTGGAAGCACCTACCTTGCCTTTTTAAGCAGGGCTGGACACAGGGCTGTGGGGCTTTTAAAGAAGGGAAAAAGTCTAAACAAAATAAGGGTGGAGGGTATATGGGGCGAGTTTGAACAAGGGGTAAAAGCAATAGGCTCTTTGGAACTTCTTGATTTTGAACCAGACCTTATAATCCTTACGGTAAAAAGCTATGACACAGAGAGGGCTTTGAAGGATATAGAGCCTTTAAGCAAAGGAAAAAGTCTTTTGATGGTAGCACAAAATGGCTATGGCAACTATGAAAAGGCTATAAGGTATTTTGGAAAGGGTAAAGTTATCCTATCCAGGGTTATCTTTGGCGCCAAGCTTTTAGAGTGGGGTCATGTGAGGATAACGGTGTGCGGTGATGATGTGGTGATTGGAGATCCTTCTGGCATCATGGAAGAAGGATTTTTGAAAGACCTGGCAGACCTTTTCTCCAAGGCTGGCATACCCACAAGGTATGAGAAGGAGGTTTATAAATACCTCTGGGACAAGATACTCTATAACTGTGCCTTGAATCCTTTGGGAGCCCTCTTTGAAAGAAGCTACGGAGACCTTACAAAAAATCCATACACAAAGGAGCTTATGGACAGGATAATAGAGGAGGCCTTTAATGTCCTAAGGGCAAACTCCATAGAGACCTTTTGGAAAGGCCCAGAAGATTACAAAAGACACTTTTATGAGAGGCTCATACCGCCAACGGCTGACCATTACCCTTCCATGCTGGAAGACGTAAAGAGGGGCAAAACGGAGATAGATGCCTTAAACGGTGCCTTGGTGGAGCTTGCAAAGGAAAAGGGAATAAAGGTGCCTACAAACGAGATGATAGTAAAGCTTATAAAGGCAAAGGAAATGTTTAATCTACCTTAA
- the lepA gene encoding translation elongation factor 4 — translation MDKIRNFSIIAHVDHGKSTLADRLLEFTGAVSRRELKEQMLDTLEIERERGITIKLQAVRMFYKAKDGEVYTLHLIDTPGHVDFSYEISRALAACEGALLLVDATQGIEAQTVANFWKAIEQDLVIIPVINKIDLPAADPERVKRQIEEILGLPSEEVILASAKEGIGIEEVLEAIVKRIPPPKGDPTKPLKALIFDSYYDQYRGAVAFVRVFDGEVRPGTRIRLFSTGKEFEVTEVGAQTPKLTKFEKLSAGDVGYIAASIKDVRDIRVGDTITDAKNPTPEPVPGFRPAKPMVYAGIYPSEGYTYEELRDALEKYAINDAAIQFEPETSPALGLGFRVGFLGLLHMEIVQERLEREYGVSIVTTAPSVVYRVRFKNGQIKEIRNPSELPENWGIIEAIEEPFVLLTIITPKDYVGNIMNLCQEKRGVQKKFTYLDPNTVMLEYEMPLSEIILDFHDKVKSLSKGYASYDYEFIGFREEDLVRLNVFINNEPVDALSFIVHRDKAYRRARQLVEKLKEVIPRQLFEVKVQAGIGTKIIASERIPPLRANVTAKCYGGDVTRKKKLLEKQKEGKKRLKQFGKVELPQEAFLTVLKVD, via the coding sequence ATGGACAAGATAAGGAACTTTTCCATCATAGCCCATGTGGACCACGGTAAGTCTACCCTTGCGGACAGGCTTTTGGAGTTCACCGGCGCAGTATCAAGGAGAGAGCTAAAGGAACAAATGCTGGATACTTTGGAGATTGAGAGGGAAAGGGGTATAACTATAAAGCTCCAGGCAGTAAGGATGTTTTACAAGGCAAAGGATGGAGAGGTATATACCTTGCATCTTATAGATACGCCGGGGCATGTGGACTTCTCTTATGAGATTTCAAGGGCTTTGGCTGCATGCGAGGGAGCCTTGCTTTTGGTGGATGCCACGCAGGGCATAGAGGCCCAAACGGTTGCTAACTTCTGGAAAGCCATAGAGCAGGACCTTGTGATCATACCGGTCATAAACAAGATAGACCTTCCGGCGGCAGACCCAGAGAGGGTAAAAAGGCAAATAGAAGAAATATTGGGACTTCCATCGGAGGAGGTAATCCTTGCCTCAGCAAAGGAAGGCATAGGCATAGAAGAGGTGTTGGAAGCCATAGTGAAAAGGATACCACCACCCAAGGGAGACCCTACAAAGCCTCTAAAAGCCCTCATCTTTGACTCATACTACGACCAATATAGGGGTGCTGTTGCCTTTGTTAGGGTCTTTGACGGTGAGGTAAGGCCCGGCACGCGCATAAGGCTCTTTTCCACCGGAAAAGAGTTTGAAGTGACAGAGGTGGGCGCCCAAACGCCCAAGCTTACAAAGTTTGAAAAGCTTTCTGCAGGGGATGTGGGATACATTGCAGCTTCTATAAAGGATGTGAGAGACATAAGGGTTGGCGATACCATAACCGATGCCAAAAATCCAACTCCAGAACCAGTGCCAGGCTTTAGGCCTGCCAAGCCCATGGTCTATGCAGGCATATACCCATCCGAGGGCTACACCTACGAGGAGCTAAGGGATGCTTTGGAAAAATATGCCATAAACGATGCGGCCATACAGTTTGAACCGGAGACATCTCCAGCCCTTGGCCTTGGCTTCAGAGTAGGCTTTTTGGGCCTTCTGCACATGGAGATAGTGCAGGAAAGGCTTGAAAGGGAGTATGGCGTAAGTATAGTGACCACCGCACCAAGCGTTGTATACAGGGTTAGGTTCAAAAATGGCCAGATAAAGGAGATAAGAAACCCTTCCGAGCTTCCAGAAAACTGGGGCATAATAGAAGCCATAGAAGAGCCCTTTGTGCTTCTTACAATTATTACTCCCAAGGATTACGTGGGCAACATAATGAACTTATGCCAAGAAAAGAGGGGCGTTCAAAAGAAGTTTACATACCTTGACCCAAACACGGTAATGCTTGAGTATGAGATGCCTTTGAGTGAGATAATATTGGACTTCCATGACAAGGTAAAGAGCCTTTCAAAAGGCTACGCCTCTTACGATTATGAATTTATAGGTTTTAGGGAAGAGGACCTTGTAAGGTTAAACGTCTTTATAAACAACGAGCCAGTGGATGCTCTTTCCTTTATAGTTCATAGGGACAAGGCTTACAGGAGGGCAAGACAATTGGTAGAAAAGCTAAAGGAAGTCATACCAAGACAGCTCTTTGAGGTAAAGGTTCAGGCTGGCATAGGAACCAAGATAATAGCTTCCGAGAGGATACCACCCCTTAGGGCAAACGTGACAGCCAAGTGCTATGGTGGAGATGTGACAAGGAAGAAAAAGCTCTTGGAAAAGCAAAAGGAAGGAAAGAAAAGGCTAAAGCAGTTTGGGAAGGTGGAATTGCCTCAAGAGGCCTTTTTGACCGTGCTTAAGGTAGATTAA